A stretch of Ligilactobacillus faecis DNA encodes these proteins:
- a CDS encoding potassium channel family protein, protein MEKQTFAVIGLGRFGGSVCQTLADAGKEVLAIDKDEARVNDYKDIATQAVVADAQDEDVLRSLGIRNFDHVIVAIGEDIQASILVTLMVKEQGVKYVTAKAQNGYHAKVLEKLGVDRVVHPERDMGVRIGRSLTSKNMIDYLDLDSNFKMAEILITNPRFFGRSLAELDFRDKYKLNVIALAHSKSEMCLPAADDVLGLNDSILVAGPKEAIDRLEELMDN, encoded by the coding sequence ATGGAAAAACAGACTTTTGCAGTGATCGGTCTAGGTCGATTTGGGGGGAGCGTATGTCAGACGCTAGCTGATGCCGGTAAAGAAGTTTTGGCGATCGATAAGGATGAAGCACGCGTCAACGACTACAAAGATATTGCGACTCAGGCTGTTGTAGCTGATGCTCAAGATGAAGATGTTTTACGCTCTTTAGGGATCAGAAATTTCGATCATGTGATCGTGGCGATCGGTGAAGATATCCAAGCAAGTATTTTAGTAACTTTGATGGTCAAAGAGCAAGGAGTCAAGTATGTGACAGCTAAAGCCCAAAATGGCTACCATGCTAAAGTTCTAGAGAAACTAGGCGTTGATCGTGTCGTCCATCCAGAACGGGATATGGGCGTGCGGATCGGGCGTAGCTTGACTTCTAAAAATATGATCGATTATTTAGACCTTGATTCAAACTTTAAAATGGCTGAGATCTTGATCACCAATCCCCGCTTTTTTGGGCGTTCATTAGCTGAATTAGATTTTCGCGATAAATATAAGTTGAATGTGATCGCTTTAGCACATAGTAAAAGTGAGATGTGTCTTCCTGCGGCAGATGATGTTTTAGGACTAAATGACAGTATTTTAGTTGCGGGGCCAAAAGAAGCGATCGATCGTTTAGAAGAATTGATGGACAATTGA
- the uvrC gene encoding excinuclease ABC subunit UvrC codes for MASEHIEKKLKLLPDLPGCYLMKDINSKIIYVGKAKNLKNRVRSYFKSSHEGKTAKLVSEIYDFETIVTSTDKEAFLLEITLIQKHKPHYNIKLKRGTGYPYIKITNEKDPVLKIESQVKKDGGYYFGPYPNVYAAQETLQLLQKVYPLRRCHGYQKRPCLYYHMGQCLGACFKEVPPEEYAKNIKKIKSFLNGNVKGIKKELTHKMQQAAENMEYERAGELRDQIRYVEMTVERQKIISNDNTPRDLFSFYMDKGWISIQVFFIRQARLIKREKRLFPCIDTPEAELASFILQFYNQKNRLLPKEILVPAKLDKEILSEILGVPIKTPKRGPKKELLELATKNAQLILEEKFRLLELDDRKTTGAMKELTDALGLPLGHRIEAFDHSHIQGSDLVSAMVCFIDGRPEKKEYRKYKLQTVDHADEAASTREVIYRRYSRLAKENRPLPDLILMDGGEIQVEAAKDVLENQLGLAIPVAGMVKNDHHKTADLLRADGHKLGLDPKSEGFYLLQRIQDEVHRFAIAFHRQVRSKNSLSSRLERIPGVGPKTRIKLLRQYGSLKKVAQASLEELQALGISKKVAQTIKLSLNPTEKDSKNKNKM; via the coding sequence GTGGCTTCAGAACATATCGAAAAAAAATTGAAACTTCTACCAGATCTTCCCGGTTGCTATTTGATGAAAGATATCAATAGTAAGATCATCTATGTTGGTAAAGCTAAAAACTTGAAAAATCGAGTGCGCTCTTATTTCAAGAGTTCACATGAAGGTAAGACAGCAAAGCTTGTTTCTGAGATCTATGACTTTGAAACGATCGTAACATCGACTGACAAAGAAGCGTTCTTACTTGAGATCACTTTGATCCAAAAACATAAGCCTCATTATAATATCAAATTAAAACGGGGGACTGGGTATCCATATATCAAGATCACAAATGAAAAAGATCCTGTGTTAAAGATCGAAAGTCAAGTCAAAAAAGATGGGGGCTATTATTTTGGCCCGTATCCCAATGTTTATGCAGCCCAAGAGACACTGCAACTTTTACAAAAAGTTTATCCGTTGAGGCGGTGTCACGGTTATCAAAAACGACCATGTCTTTATTATCATATGGGACAGTGCTTAGGTGCTTGTTTCAAAGAAGTACCTCCAGAAGAATATGCTAAAAATATCAAAAAGATCAAATCATTTTTAAATGGAAATGTAAAAGGGATCAAAAAAGAGCTCACGCATAAAATGCAACAAGCAGCAGAAAATATGGAGTATGAACGAGCGGGTGAATTACGAGATCAGATCCGTTACGTTGAGATGACAGTTGAGCGACAAAAGATCATTTCAAATGATAATACGCCACGTGATCTCTTTAGTTTTTACATGGATAAAGGCTGGATCTCGATCCAAGTCTTCTTTATCCGCCAAGCACGCTTGATCAAGCGCGAGAAGCGGCTTTTCCCATGTATCGATACGCCTGAAGCAGAATTAGCTTCGTTTATTCTTCAATTTTATAACCAAAAAAATCGGCTGTTACCAAAAGAGATCTTAGTTCCGGCTAAATTAGATAAAGAGATCTTAAGTGAGATCTTAGGAGTCCCGATCAAAACACCAAAACGTGGCCCTAAAAAAGAATTGCTGGAATTGGCTACTAAAAATGCACAACTTATCTTAGAAGAAAAATTCCGTTTACTCGAATTAGATGATCGGAAAACAACCGGAGCGATGAAAGAGCTCACAGATGCGTTAGGCTTGCCTTTGGGACATCGGATCGAAGCTTTTGATCATTCTCACATCCAAGGTAGTGATCTTGTTTCGGCGATGGTCTGTTTTATCGATGGACGTCCAGAAAAAAAGGAATACCGCAAATATAAATTGCAAACCGTCGATCATGCCGATGAAGCAGCAAGCACGCGTGAAGTTATTTATCGTCGTTATAGTCGTTTAGCAAAAGAAAACCGACCTTTACCCGATCTGATCTTGATGGATGGGGGCGAGATCCAAGTTGAAGCAGCTAAAGATGTTTTAGAAAATCAATTGGGGTTAGCGATCCCAGTTGCTGGGATGGTCAAAAATGATCACCATAAGACGGCTGATCTTTTGCGCGCAGATGGGCATAAGCTTGGTTTAGATCCTAAAAGTGAAGGCTTTTATCTTTTACAGCGGATCCAAGATGAAGTCCATCGTTTTGCGATCGCGTTTCACCGCCAAGTGCGCTCGAAAAATTCGCTATCTTCGCGTTTGGAACGGATCCCAGGTGTCGGACCTAAGACGCGGATCAAGCTTTTGCGCCAATATGGTTCATTAAAGAAAGTTGCACAAGCTAGTTTAGAAGAACTGCAGGCTCTAGGTATCTCTAAAAAAGTTGCTCAAACGATCAAATTGAGTTTGAATCCAACGGAAAAAGACTCAAAGAATAAAAATAAAATGTAA
- a CDS encoding acyltransferase family protein: protein MGKRLKKSRYISGFDGIRTLAVIGVILYHLAPYQFQGGFLGVPIFFVVSGYLITDLLFQEWQQNKRIDVIGFYIRRVKRLYPALVTLVLATTAYITLFARDLLANIRAVIMTNLLYVYNWYQVTHHESYFDKFGTQSPFTHLWSLSIEGQFYLFWPLIIIILLKFVKKKQPIFDTMIILAFISALLMAILYRTGQDPSRVYYGTDTRMFSILLGAALAVVWPSTALRKDLPTNLRLLLDVIGGGALMLLCLMFMQMTGESALVYRGGMFFFSVLSMILVAVVAHPGADMNRLLTNRLFAWIGKRSYGIYLYQYPVLVFFESKINVADHSFLYALIEVALILVLSDLSYRFLELPLQHFDYSKTWSTLKEFCRRDSSYGNKRWYMLIPGLIVLLAVVGATTGTTSGSEAKKDTALEKTIKENDKKVAKQNKNIAAKTSSSEHSSSSADTNTAKQFDLTENEIAKAKQLQITAVGDSVLAASSTTLQEIFPNMYVDAKVGRQVGEAIPVLQSLAQSGKLADTVLLSEGTNGPYSEQELDQIMAIVGKERKLYWINVHVPTRRWQDQVNNDLKVAAKKYPNLKVIDWYTYSKDHPEWFYDDNVHPNPEGLKYYGPYVARQILK from the coding sequence ATGGGAAAAAGGTTAAAAAAAAGTAGATATATTTCTGGATTTGATGGGATCAGAACGTTAGCTGTGATAGGAGTTATTTTATATCATTTGGCCCCATATCAATTTCAAGGTGGTTTTCTAGGCGTGCCGATCTTCTTTGTTGTTTCTGGGTATTTGATCACTGATCTTTTATTTCAAGAATGGCAACAAAATAAACGGATCGATGTTATTGGATTTTATATCAGGCGGGTGAAAAGACTTTACCCTGCTTTAGTAACATTAGTCTTGGCGACGACAGCCTATATCACGCTCTTTGCTCGTGATCTCTTGGCTAATATACGGGCAGTGATCATGACTAACTTATTATATGTGTACAATTGGTACCAAGTGACCCATCACGAGTCGTATTTTGATAAATTTGGAACGCAGTCACCGTTTACACATTTATGGTCGTTGTCGATCGAAGGGCAGTTTTATCTCTTTTGGCCTTTGATCATTATCATTTTGTTGAAATTTGTCAAGAAAAAGCAGCCGATCTTTGACACGATGATCATTTTAGCGTTTATTTCAGCGCTTTTGATGGCGATCTTATACCGAACCGGGCAAGACCCTTCACGTGTCTATTACGGGACCGATACACGCATGTTTTCGATCTTGCTTGGAGCGGCTTTAGCAGTTGTTTGGCCAAGTACAGCTTTGAGAAAAGATCTTCCGACTAATCTGCGGTTGTTGCTAGATGTGATCGGGGGCGGAGCTTTGATGTTGCTTTGTTTGATGTTTATGCAGATGACAGGAGAGAGTGCCCTTGTTTATCGCGGAGGGATGTTCTTTTTCTCAGTTTTATCGATGATCTTAGTAGCAGTTGTTGCTCATCCTGGCGCTGATATGAATCGACTGTTGACAAATCGACTCTTTGCTTGGATCGGAAAAAGAAGCTATGGGATCTATCTTTATCAGTATCCTGTTTTAGTCTTTTTTGAGAGTAAGATCAATGTGGCTGATCATTCATTTTTGTATGCTTTGATCGAAGTAGCGCTGATCTTAGTTTTGAGTGATCTGTCATATCGCTTCTTAGAGCTGCCATTGCAACACTTTGATTACTCTAAAACATGGAGTACGCTCAAAGAGTTTTGTCGACGAGATTCGAGTTATGGCAACAAGCGTTGGTATATGCTGATCCCAGGATTGATCGTCTTGTTAGCGGTCGTCGGAGCAACAACGGGAACGACTTCGGGTTCTGAAGCTAAAAAAGATACAGCGCTTGAAAAGACGATCAAAGAAAACGATAAAAAAGTTGCCAAACAAAATAAAAATATCGCTGCTAAAACTTCAAGTAGTGAGCACTCTTCAAGTAGCGCTGATACTAATACAGCTAAGCAATTTGATCTGACTGAAAATGAGATCGCCAAAGCTAAGCAACTACAGATCACCGCCGTTGGGGATTCAGTTTTAGCTGCTTCTTCGACTACTTTGCAAGAAATCTTCCCTAATATGTATGTCGACGCTAAAGTAGGACGGCAAGTAGGAGAAGCGATCCCCGTTTTACAAAGTTTAGCTCAAAGTGGAAAACTTGCAGATACAGTCTTACTCAGTGAAGGAACGAATGGCCCGTATTCTGAACAAGAGCTAGACCAGATCATGGCGATCGTTGGAAAAGAGCGGAAACTTTACTGGATCAATGTGCATGTTCCAACAAGACGTTGGCAAGATCAAGTAAATAATGATCTGAAAGTAGCTGCTAAAAAGTATCCAAATTTAAAAGTGATCGATTGGTATACATATAGCAAAGATCATCCTGAGTGGTTTTATGATGATAACGTCCACCCAAATCCAGAAGGACTTAAATACTATGGACCATATGTGGCCCGTCAGATATTAAAATAA
- the obgE gene encoding GTPase ObgE translates to MFVDQVKIQVKAGKGGDGAVAFRREKYVPNGGPAGGDGGKGGSVILKVDEGLRTLMDFRYHRTFKAMPGQNGMTKGMYGRGAKDLYISVPEGTTVTDDETGEVLGDLIKDGDELVVAKGGRGGRGNIHFASAKNPAPEIAENGEPGIERTLRLELKVLADVGLVGFPSVGKSTLLSVVTSAKPKIADYHFTTLVPNLGMVRLDSGKDFVMADLPGLIEGASQGVGLGIQFLRHVERTRVILHLIDMSGTEGRDPFEDYQKINAELAEYDPDLLKRPQIIVASKMDMPEAADNLARFAEKLEADTTLPKRPEILAISSVTHQGLEELLQKTAKLLEETPAFETVAAKKMNEAKVYEFEEPEEKAFGITRDPDTTWVLSGAKLEKLFKMTNLDHEESMMRFARQLRGMGVDDALRAKGAQNGDLVRIGSFTFEFVE, encoded by the coding sequence ATGTTTGTAGATCAGGTTAAGATTCAAGTTAAAGCCGGCAAAGGGGGCGACGGGGCTGTTGCTTTCCGTCGTGAGAAATATGTGCCTAACGGTGGACCTGCTGGTGGTGATGGTGGTAAAGGAGGTAGCGTGATCTTAAAAGTTGATGAAGGCCTGCGAACTTTGATGGATTTTCGTTATCATCGGACTTTTAAAGCTATGCCTGGACAAAATGGAATGACAAAAGGCATGTATGGTCGTGGAGCAAAAGACCTCTATATCTCAGTTCCAGAAGGTACGACAGTTACTGATGATGAAACTGGTGAAGTTTTAGGCGATCTTATCAAAGATGGAGATGAATTAGTTGTAGCTAAAGGTGGTCGCGGTGGTCGTGGTAATATCCACTTTGCTTCAGCTAAAAATCCAGCCCCTGAGATCGCTGAAAATGGTGAACCAGGGATCGAAAGGACATTACGTCTAGAGTTAAAGGTTTTGGCTGATGTTGGTTTAGTTGGTTTTCCATCTGTCGGAAAATCAACATTACTTTCTGTTGTTACAAGTGCTAAGCCGAAGATCGCTGATTACCACTTTACAACGCTTGTGCCAAATCTAGGTATGGTCCGTTTAGATAGTGGCAAAGATTTTGTGATGGCTGATCTACCAGGTTTGATCGAAGGTGCTTCCCAAGGTGTTGGCTTAGGGATCCAATTTTTGCGCCATGTTGAACGTACACGTGTGATCTTGCATTTGATCGATATGTCTGGGACAGAAGGTCGTGATCCTTTTGAAGATTACCAAAAGATCAATGCTGAATTAGCTGAATACGATCCAGATCTGCTGAAGCGACCACAGATCATTGTTGCTTCTAAAATGGATATGCCTGAAGCGGCAGATAATTTAGCCCGTTTTGCTGAAAAATTGGAAGCAGACACAACTTTACCAAAACGACCTGAGATCCTAGCGATCTCTTCTGTAACGCATCAAGGCTTAGAAGAATTGCTACAAAAAACGGCTAAGCTATTAGAAGAGACCCCAGCCTTTGAAACTGTAGCAGCTAAGAAGATGAATGAAGCTAAAGTTTATGAGTTTGAAGAGCCAGAAGAAAAAGCCTTTGGGATCACACGTGATCCAGATACGACTTGGGTCTTGTCGGGTGCTAAATTAGAGAAGTTATTCAAGATGACAAACTTAGATCATGAAGAAAGTATGATGCGCTTTGCTCGTCAATTGCGTGGTATGGGCGTCGATGATGCTTTACGAGCTAAAGGAGCTCAAAATGGTGATCTAGTGCGGATCGGTAGCTTTACGTTTGAATTTGTAGAGTAG
- a CDS encoding SDR family NAD(P)-dependent oxidoreductase, with amino-acid sequence MMGYRQLKNLTNRVVLITGASSGLGEQVAYQAAKKGAIVVGCARRKEKLDKVMSVCKAISGRMAYAYQLDVSKPEEIEQIVDEIENNIGPVDVLINDAGFGLMNQALSFNMDIAEKMFRVNVLGVMYITKYVALNMAKRQRGMIINVASVAGKIATPKSSIYSATKAAVIAYSNALRLELRPLGIAVMTVNPGPIRTAFFEIADRSGEYIDRVKWMALNPEIVAEKIVNAIGTSRRELNLPGYMQWANYGYQLFPWLGDHLAGGIFNKK; translated from the coding sequence ATGATGGGATATAGACAATTAAAAAATTTAACTAATCGTGTTGTATTGATCACTGGAGCCTCTTCTGGTTTAGGAGAGCAAGTCGCTTATCAAGCAGCCAAAAAAGGAGCGATCGTTGTTGGCTGTGCTCGTCGAAAAGAAAAATTAGATAAAGTAATGTCTGTTTGTAAAGCGATCTCAGGGCGGATGGCCTATGCTTATCAACTTGATGTTTCAAAACCAGAGGAGATCGAACAAATCGTCGATGAGATCGAGAATAATATCGGGCCAGTTGATGTCTTGATCAATGATGCTGGTTTTGGTTTGATGAATCAAGCTTTGAGTTTTAATATGGATATCGCAGAAAAGATGTTTCGTGTCAACGTTTTAGGTGTTATGTATATTACAAAATACGTTGCTTTGAACATGGCTAAAAGACAACGGGGGATGATCATCAATGTCGCTTCGGTCGCTGGCAAGATCGCAACGCCAAAATCTTCGATCTATTCGGCCACTAAAGCCGCTGTGATCGCTTATTCGAATGCTTTAAGACTTGAGCTGAGACCTTTAGGGATCGCAGTGATGACTGTCAACCCTGGTCCGATCAGGACCGCATTCTTTGAGATCGCAGACCGTTCAGGCGAGTATATCGATCGAGTCAAATGGATGGCTTTGAACCCAGAGATCGTAGCAGAAAAGATCGTTAATGCGATCGGAACGAGTCGTCGTGAATTGAATTTACCTGGTTATATGCAATGGGCTAATTATGGCTATCAACTTTTCCCATGGTTAGGTGATCACTTAGCTGGTGGGATCTTTAACAAAAAATAG
- a CDS encoding adenine phosphoribosyltransferase, protein MALDLNNYVASIPDYPEKGIIFRDITPLMADGQAYRQATDRIVQFAKDKGVEMVACPEARGFIVGCPVAYELGVGFAPARKAGKLPRETIEAKYDLEYGTSALYMHKDAIKPGQKVLIVDDLLATGGTIGATIDLVEQLGGKVVGCAFIIELKDLNGRKRLENYDTLCLMEY, encoded by the coding sequence ATGGCTTTAGATTTGAATAATTATGTTGCAAGTATCCCTGATTATCCAGAAAAAGGGATCATTTTTAGAGATATCACACCTTTGATGGCTGACGGTCAAGCCTACCGTCAAGCAACTGATAGGATCGTCCAATTTGCAAAAGATAAAGGTGTCGAGATGGTCGCTTGCCCAGAAGCACGAGGCTTTATCGTCGGTTGCCCAGTAGCCTATGAATTAGGGGTCGGATTTGCTCCAGCCCGCAAAGCTGGTAAATTACCACGCGAAACGATCGAAGCTAAGTACGATCTTGAATATGGGACATCAGCACTTTATATGCATAAAGATGCGATCAAGCCTGGGCAAAAAGTCTTGATCGTCGATGATCTTTTAGCGACTGGGGGAACGATCGGAGCTACGATCGATCTAGTCGAACAACTTGGGGGAAAAGTCGTTGGTTGTGCTTTCATCATTGAATTGAAAGATCTAAATGGACGCAAGCGTCTCGAAAATTATGATACGTTGTGTTTGATGGAATACTAG
- a CDS encoding lipopolysaccharide assembly protein LapA domain-containing protein, whose product MKKQWNLVLVLILVLLVVIFSWMNVQPATVNFGFAKVTMPLVIVLVLVLLIGVIIAVSLSLATILQQKNEIKRLEQQVQANKTMRRTEKKETTETRPDKVK is encoded by the coding sequence ATGAAAAAACAGTGGAACTTAGTCTTAGTATTGATCTTAGTTTTGTTAGTGGTGATCTTTTCTTGGATGAACGTTCAACCAGCGACAGTAAATTTTGGTTTTGCTAAAGTTACGATGCCGTTAGTGATCGTTTTAGTTTTAGTGCTTTTGATCGGTGTGATCATTGCAGTTTCGTTGTCGTTAGCGACGATCTTGCAACAAAAAAATGAGATCAAACGTTTAGAGCAACAAGTTCAAGCTAATAAAACGATGCGCAGAACTGAAAAAAAGGAAACAACTGAAACACGTCCAGATAAAGTTAAATAA
- the rnz gene encoding ribonuclease Z: MELEFLGTGAGSPAKFRNVTSLALKLLDEENAVWLFDVGEGTQHQILRTTIRPRKVDKIFITHLHGDHIFGLPGFLSSRSFQSGEEIRPLTIYGPKGIKAFVDISLQVSQTRLSYPLHFVELTEPGVIFEDDKFKVSFDRLDHRIECIGYRIEEKDHPGELLIEKLKQERVPAGPVYGRLKAGEIVTLPDGRVLEGKDYVGAPQKGRTITILGDTRQTASILPLAQDADILVHESTFGKGEAKLARNYYHSTCVQAANLATRANVKELLLTHISARYVGPLVTQLEKDARKVFAQTRVVKDFDVIDVPFNKKGSEI; encoded by the coding sequence ATGGAATTAGAGTTTTTAGGAACTGGCGCAGGCTCACCCGCTAAATTTCGAAATGTGACCTCCCTTGCGCTCAAATTATTGGATGAAGAAAATGCCGTTTGGCTCTTTGATGTTGGTGAAGGAACACAACATCAGATCTTACGGACGACGATCCGTCCACGAAAAGTCGATAAGATCTTTATCACGCACTTACATGGAGACCACATTTTTGGCTTACCTGGATTTTTGAGTAGTCGTTCATTTCAAAGTGGTGAAGAGATCAGACCGCTTACGATCTATGGCCCTAAAGGGATCAAGGCTTTTGTAGATATCAGTTTACAAGTTTCTCAAACACGGCTCTCTTATCCGTTGCATTTTGTCGAATTAACTGAGCCTGGTGTGATCTTTGAAGATGATAAATTTAAAGTTTCATTTGATCGCTTGGACCACCGGATCGAGTGTATAGGTTATCGGATCGAAGAAAAAGATCATCCTGGTGAACTTTTGATCGAAAAACTTAAGCAAGAAAGAGTGCCTGCAGGACCAGTATATGGTAGGTTAAAAGCAGGTGAGATAGTGACTTTGCCAGATGGACGCGTGCTTGAGGGCAAAGATTATGTTGGGGCACCTCAAAAAGGACGTACGATCACGATCTTAGGTGATACACGCCAAACTGCAAGTATTTTACCTTTGGCCCAAGATGCTGATATATTAGTACATGAAAGTACTTTTGGTAAAGGTGAAGCAAAACTTGCTCGAAATTATTACCATTCAACTTGTGTTCAAGCGGCTAATTTAGCGACTAGAGCTAATGTCAAAGAACTATTATTGACGCATATCTCGGCTCGTTATGTTGGGCCTTTAGTTACACAACTTGAAAAAGATGCGCGCAAAGTCTTTGCTCAAACACGGGTCGTCAAAGATTTTGATGTGATCGACGTCCCCTTTAACAAGAAAGGTTCTGAAATTTAA
- the recJ gene encoding single-stranded-DNA-specific exonuclease RecJ — MITPKYEWKKQDLPEKENVDEIATELGLSPLVTEILVARGQDTVAKIKRFLEPTSESFYDPYQLFDMQRAIERIQDAIVNEEHITVYGDYDVDGLTSTAIMYEALLQLGADVDYYIPDRFQDGYGPNKEVYARLLEQGTELLVTVDNGVAGLEAITYAKEQGLDVIVTDHHELPAQLPPAYAVIHPRHPKGDYPFADLSGAGVAFKMAQAMLEEIPEDFLDLAALGTIADLVSLTDENRALAKFGLVALENTLRPGLLALYELAGLNEKEITEQTVGFTLAPRLNAIGRMQHAQIGVELLTTLDEERAQELAKKAQALNAKRQEIVEKITTEALAKVAKAPGHLVDVVAGTDWHEGVLGIVASRLVEKTGRPAVVLNLANGEAKGSGRSVEAFHLFDALDGHREFLESFGGHHMACGVTVLQTNIEKLQQILDTEAKHQKLDQAKAQALAIVSSLSLSEVDLNLLDELAKLAPFGTGNELPLFEINDHQVVSAKAIGKNNDHLRLELKNGATEITALAFGVKEELPELLQAPADIQFVASLAKNEWRGQVKPQLLIKDLSLAEKHAKVVIERKVKLTQEMFLRPVTYGFFNPQLAQKLRPHLPALAQCLVFDKNLTTTDLDELVLVDLPANLTQLEFVLKRVRPKTMRVHFYTKKQEVLLPTRAEFGKVYKLMQRYQKITFPDDLAALAKTCALEDDQALLILKVFFEAGFVTINKGILSFNASAKAHRLEDTPSYQSQRAKQQVVATLLKSDEGTLKHWLSARS; from the coding sequence TTGATCACGCCAAAATATGAATGGAAAAAACAAGATCTCCCAGAAAAAGAAAATGTCGATGAAATAGCAACTGAACTTGGACTTTCTCCGCTAGTGACTGAGATCTTAGTGGCTAGAGGACAAGACACTGTGGCTAAGATCAAACGCTTCTTAGAACCGACAAGCGAGAGTTTTTATGATCCATATCAATTATTTGATATGCAAAGGGCGATCGAACGGATCCAAGATGCGATCGTCAATGAAGAACATATCACAGTTTATGGTGATTATGACGTAGATGGTCTGACGAGTACTGCGATCATGTATGAAGCATTACTTCAATTGGGAGCAGATGTTGATTATTATATCCCTGATCGCTTCCAAGATGGTTATGGTCCTAATAAAGAGGTATATGCTCGTCTGCTCGAACAAGGCACAGAACTATTAGTGACTGTTGATAATGGGGTCGCTGGGCTTGAAGCGATCACGTATGCTAAAGAACAAGGCTTAGATGTGATCGTAACTGATCACCACGAGCTCCCAGCTCAGCTTCCACCTGCTTATGCGGTGATCCATCCGCGTCATCCTAAAGGTGACTATCCTTTTGCCGATCTTTCTGGAGCTGGCGTCGCTTTTAAAATGGCTCAAGCGATGTTAGAGGAGATCCCAGAAGATTTCTTAGATCTAGCTGCCTTAGGAACGATCGCTGATCTTGTTTCTTTAACAGATGAAAATCGTGCGCTAGCTAAATTTGGGCTGGTTGCTTTAGAAAATACTTTAAGGCCTGGTTTGTTGGCGCTTTACGAATTGGCTGGTCTCAATGAAAAAGAGATCACAGAGCAAACAGTTGGTTTTACTTTGGCACCACGATTGAATGCGATCGGACGGATGCAACATGCTCAGATCGGAGTCGAATTATTGACGACTTTAGATGAAGAGCGGGCCCAAGAGTTAGCTAAAAAGGCGCAAGCTTTGAATGCTAAACGCCAAGAAATAGTTGAAAAGATCACGACGGAAGCTTTAGCTAAAGTTGCTAAAGCGCCAGGACATCTCGTTGATGTTGTGGCTGGAACTGATTGGCATGAAGGAGTTTTAGGAATCGTTGCGAGCCGTTTAGTTGAAAAGACAGGACGACCAGCAGTCGTTTTAAATCTCGCAAACGGAGAAGCTAAAGGTTCAGGTCGATCGGTCGAAGCTTTTCATCTTTTTGATGCTCTTGACGGACACCGAGAGTTTTTAGAAAGCTTTGGTGGACATCATATGGCTTGTGGTGTGACGGTTTTACAAACTAATATTGAAAAGTTGCAACAGATCTTAGATACCGAAGCTAAACATCAAAAATTAGATCAAGCTAAAGCACAAGCCTTGGCGATCGTTAGTTCTTTATCTTTAAGCGAAGTTGATCTGAATTTGCTCGATGAACTTGCTAAGTTAGCTCCTTTTGGAACTGGGAATGAGTTGCCACTTTTTGAGATCAATGATCATCAAGTTGTAAGTGCTAAAGCGATCGGAAAAAATAACGATCATTTACGCTTGGAATTGAAAAATGGAGCAACTGAGATCACAGCACTAGCGTTTGGCGTCAAAGAAGAACTTCCTGAGCTCTTACAAGCGCCAGCAGATATCCAATTTGTAGCTTCTCTTGCTAAAAACGAGTGGCGCGGACAGGTCAAGCCTCAACTTTTGATCAAAGATCTTAGCTTAGCTGAGAAACATGCAAAAGTTGTTATCGAGCGCAAAGTAAAATTAACGCAGGAGATGTTTTTACGTCCTGTGACTTATGGTTTCTTTAATCCACAATTGGCACAAAAACTCCGCCCTCATTTACCAGCTCTAGCTCAGTGCCTTGTTTTTGACAAGAACTTAACAACGACTGACCTAGATGAGTTAGTTTTAGTGGATCTGCCAGCTAATTTGACCCAATTAGAGTTTGTTTTAAAACGTGTCCGTCCTAAAACTATGCGAGTTCATTTTTACACTAAAAAGCAAGAAGTTTTATTACCGACACGAGCAGAATTTGGCAAAGTCTATAAACTTATGCAACGCTACCAAAAAATAACGTTTCCAGACGATCTTGCTGCGCTTGCTAAGACGTGTGCTTTAGAAGACGATCAAGCGCTATTGATCTTAAAGGTGTTTTTTGAGGCGGGTTTTGTTACAATAAACAAGGGTATCTTGAGCTTCAATGCTAGTGCTAAAGCACATCGTTTGGAAGATACTCCAAGTTACCAAAGCCAAAGGGCTAAGCAACAAGTCGTAGCGACTTTACTTAAGTCAGATGAAGGAACACTCAAACATTGGTTGAGTGCACGTAGTTAA